In one window of Hevea brasiliensis isolate MT/VB/25A 57/8 chromosome 10, ASM3005281v1, whole genome shotgun sequence DNA:
- the LOC110639106 gene encoding GCN5-related N-acetyltransferase 1, chloroplastic, whose translation MLLRGTISNPLPSLHLKTPLRLRSYAPTATTITNKCSISDEDLESRGFLLRRTISNLNLDHLNSVFVAVGFPKRDPEKIKLALENTNSLLWVEHKKTQKPVAFARATGDNVFNAIIWDVVVDPSYQGIGLGKAVMERLVQELLKKGIVNIALYSEPRVLGFYRPLGFVADPDGIRGMVYSRKQKKRK comes from the coding sequence ATGCTTCTACGTGGCACAATTTCTAATCCTTTACCCTCTCTCCACCTCAAAACTCCCCTTCGGCTCCGCAGCTACGCCCCCACCGCCACCACCATTACTAACAAATGCTCCATCTCCGACGAGGACCTGGAGTCCCGAGGCTTCCTCCTCCGTCGCACCATCTCCAACCTTAATCTCGACCACCTCAACTCTGTATTCGTGGCAGTCGGGTTCCCCAAGCGTGACCCGGAGAAGATCAAACTGGCGTTGGAGAACACGAACTCGCTCCTCTGGGTGGAGCACAAGAAAACACAGAAGCCAGTTGCATTTGCTAGAGCTACAGGGGACAATGTTTTCAATGCCATCATCTGGGACGTGGTGGTGGATCCTTCGTACCAGGGGATTGGATTAGGGAAGGCTGTGATGGAGAGACTTGTACAGGAGCTGTTAAAGAAGGGGATTGTGAACATTGCTTTGTATTCAGAGCCCCGGGTTCTTGGCTTTTATAGACCCTTGGGTTTTGTGGCTGATCCGGATGGGATCCGAGGGATGGTGTATTCCAGAAAACAGAAAAAAAGAAAGTAA
- the LOC131169587 gene encoding pentatricopeptide repeat-containing protein At1g12300, mitochondrial-like, giving the protein MKHTRHEDVLKALQLIDEMVDKDVPINKGFCQKGHKDVLKALQLIDEMVDKDVPINKGFCQKGLPDEAYKVFRGIEEGGCLLDAYCYNVIIQGSLRHKDVPKALQLIDEMVDKGFFADATTTDLIYIYRAITISF; this is encoded by the exons ATGAAGCATACAAG GCATGAGGATGTACTAAAAGCATTGCAACTTATTGATGAGATGGTTGATAAGGATGTACCAATAAACAAAGGATTTTGCCAAAAAGG TCATAAGGATGTACTAAAAGCATTGCAACTTATTGATGAGATGGTTGATAAGGATGTACCAATAAACAAAGGATTTTGCCAAAAAGGGTTGCCAGACGAAGCATACAAGGTATTTAGAGGAATCGAAGAGGGTGGATGTTTATTAGATGCTTATTGTTATAATGTGATTATTCAAGGGTCTCTCAGGCATAAGGATGTACCAAAAGCATTGCAACTTATTGATGAGATGGTTGATAAGGGATTCTTTGCAGATGCTACCACCACtgatttaatttacatttatcgCGCAATAACCATCTCATtttga
- the LOC110639107 gene encoding putative 4-hydroxy-4-methyl-2-oxoglutarate aldolase 2 yields the protein MALVTTAEVCDANPQLIVSGELRALQPIFQIYGRRQVFSGPVVTLKVFEDNVLIREFLEEKGNGRVLVVDGGGSLRCAILGGNPVVQAQNNGWAGIVVNGCIRDVDEINGCDIGVRALASHPMKANKKGMGEKHVPIAIEGTRICDGEWLYADTDGILISRTELSV from the coding sequence ATGGCACTGGTCACAACTGCAGAAGTTTGTGATGCAAATCCACAACTAATTGTGAGTGGTGAGCTCCGGGCACTCCAGCCGATTTTCCAGATTTATGGTCGACGCCAAGTCTTCTCTGGTCCAGTAGTGACCCTTAAGGTGTTTGAAGACAATGTTCTGATCCGTGAATTTCTCGAGGAGAAAGGTAATGGCAGAGTTCTTGTTGTAGATGGTGGTGGCAGTCTGCGATGTGCAATATTGGGAGGAAATCCTGTTGTACAAGCTCAGAATAACGGGTGGGCAGGTATAGTGGTTAACGGCTGCATTAGGGACGTCGATGAGATTAATGGATGTGATATTGGAGTTAGGGCTCTAGCTTCTCATCCTATGAAAGCCAATAAGAAGGGGATGGGGGAGAAACATGTACCCATAGCCATTGAAGGGACAAGAATCTGTGATGGTGAATGGCTTTATGCAGACACGGATGGGATCCTTATTTCTCGAACTGAGCTATCTGTCTGA
- the LOC110639123 gene encoding pentatricopeptide repeat-containing protein At1g62930, chloroplastic-like yields the protein MVSKVQGIFDMMVQWGIKPNLVTYNSLMDEYFRHIQKDEARKVFDQMVSNGIANVIGCNILINGYCKSKMIDEAIKLFDEMPQKGLVPNSVTYSTLIKGLWGAGRPCTALDFFKNMCSHGQQPNIITLSILLDGLCKQGDVDEALTIFKAMEKSQLKPNRVTYNILINGMCKVGKLNDAKELFSKLFEKGLQPNVYTYTTIIKGFCQKGLLDEAYKVFRGIKEGGHLPDASCYNVIIQGFLRHKDVPKASQLIDEMVDKGFSADATTGKLVIKISRNGDLILRKLKNRSEGSKDGNVK from the coding sequence ATGGTTTCAAAGGTTCAAGGCATTTTTGATATGATGGTTCAATGGGGCATAAAGCCTAATTTGGTCACTTACAATTCATTGATGGACGAATATTTTCGGCATATCCAAAAAGATGAAGCGAGAAAAGTATTTGATCAGATGGTAAGCAATGGCATAGCTAATGTCATCGGCTGCAACATCTTGATTAATGGGTATTGCAAGAGCAAAATGATTGATGAAGCGATAAAACTTTTTGATGAAATGCCTCAAAAAGGTTTAGTTCCTAACTCTGTTACATATAGTACTCTTATAAAGGGATTGTGGGGAGCAGGGAGGCCTTGTACTGCACTAGATTTTTTCAAGAACATGTGCTCTCATGGTCAGCAGCCAAATATAATAACTTTATCAATTTTGCTCGATGGCTTGTGCAAACAGGGAGATGTTGATGAGGCTCTTACCATCTTCAAAGCGATGGAAAAGAGTCAGTTGAAGCCTAATCGTGTAACCTATAATATTCTTATCAATGGAATGTGCAAGGTTGGGAAGCTTAATGATGCTAAGGAACTATTTTCTAAGCTTTTCGAAAAAGGTTTACAGCCTAATGTTTATACATATACTACAATAATAAAAGGATTTTGCCAAAAAGGGTTACTAGATGAAGCATACAAGGTATTTAGGGGAATCAAAGAGGGTGGACATTTACCAGATGCTTCTTGTTATAATGTGATTATTCAAGGGTTTCTCAGGCATAAGGATGTACCAAAAGCATCGCAACTTATTGATGAAATGGTTGATAAGGGATTCTCTGCAGATGCCACCACTGGCAAATTGGTAATAAAAATATCACGCAATGGCGATCTCATTCTGAGAAAACTAAAAAATCGATCTGAAGGTTCTAAAGATGGGAACGTGAAGTGA
- the LOC110639111 gene encoding pentatricopeptide repeat-containing protein At1g62930, chloroplastic-like: protein MRNKGISPNVVTYRGLIRGLCNLGKINQALALLNEMVGQNISPDAYIFNILINNLFKEGMVSKAQGIFDMMLEWGIKPDLVTYNSLMCGYCLHCQMDEARKVFDQMVSNGIADVISYSSLINGYCKSKMIDEAMKLFNEMPQKGLVPNSVTYSTLIKGLWEAGRPRTALDFFKNMCSYGQQPDIITFSILLDGLCKQGDVDEALTIFKAMEKSQLKPNRVTYNILINGMC from the coding sequence ATGAGGAACAAAGGCATTTCACCTAATGTTGTCACTTACAGAGGCCTAATTCGTGGTCTTTGCAATTTAGGCAAAATAAATCAAGCTCTTGCCTTGCTAAATGAAATGGTGGGGCAGAATATATCACCAGATGCTTATATCTTCAATATATTGATCAACAATCTTTTCAAGGAAGGAATGGTTTCAAAGGCTCAAGGCATTTTCGATATGATGCTTGAATGGGGCATAAAGCCTGATTTGGTCACTTATAATTCATTGATGTGTGGATATTGTCTGCATTGCCAAATGGATGAAGCTAGAAAAGTATTTGATCAGATGGTAAGCAATGGCATAGCTGATGTCATCAGCTACAGCAGCTTGATTAATGGATATTGCAAGAGCAAAATGATTGATGAAGCGATGAAACTTTTTAATGAAATGCCTCAAAAAGGTTTAGTTCCTAACTCTGTTACGTATAGTACTCTTATAAAGGGATTGTGGGAAGCAGGGAGGCCTCGTACTGCACTAGATTTTTTCAAGAACATGTGCTCTTATGGTCAGCAGCCAGATATAATAACTTTTTCAATTTTGCTCGATGGCTTGTGCAAACAGGGAGATGTTGATGAGGCTCTTACCATATTCAAAGCGATGGAAAAGAGTCAATTGAAGCCTAATCGTGTGACCTATAATATTCTTATCAATGGCATGTGCTAG